Genomic segment of Myxococcaceae bacterium JPH2:
CCCTTGGCCTGGTGCACGGTGGAGAGCGTGAGCTGCGTCTCCGGAGCCTCTCCGCCCAAGGCGCCGCGCGCCGAGAACTCGGCCACCAGCGCGATGTCGGCCAGGAAGTGCGACAGGTCCTCGAAGCGGGCGGCGAACTCCGCGAGCTGACGCAGGTCGTCCTCGCGGCGCTCCTCCTCGGAGAACTCCGCCCGGAGCTGCTCGGCGTAGCCCCCGGACAGCACGGCCTCGATGAGGGTGCCGGGCGCGCGCGCGGCCTCGGGCCGGGTGAGGACGCCCAGCACCTGGGCGAAGCGCCCGAAGCCCTCGGTGGCCTTGCGCGGCACGAGGGCGCGCACCTCCGAGCGACCGAGCCCCTCGGCCAAGGAGATGCCCTCGGGGAGCGCGCGCAGGGCGGTCCACAGGTGCTCGGCGCTCGCGGAGCCCACGCCGGGCACGCGCTGGATGATCCGCTTGAAGGCCAGCTCGTCCGCCGGGTTGTGCACCAGCTTCAGGTAGGCGAGCACGTCCTTCACGTGGGCCTGCTCGAAGAAGCGCACCCCGGAGCGCACGCGGAACGGGATGTCTCGCCGGGTCAGCTCCAGCTGCAGCTCCAGCGAGTGGCTGTGCGCCCGGTACAGGACGGCCATGTCCTCCAGGCTCAGTCCCTGCTCGCGCAGCGCGTGGACGCGCTGGGCCACGAACGCGGCCTGCTCCAGTCCGTCCAGCGTGCCGACGACGCGCGGCATCACGCCCGCGGGGCGCTCGGCCGTCAGGGCCTTGGGGAACTGGCGCGTGTTCTTCGCGATGGAGGCGTTGGCCAGCCGGAGGATCTCCGGCGTCGAGCGGTAGTTGCGCGTGAGCGGATGCAGCGCGCAGCCCGGGTAGCGCACCGGGAAGTCGACGATGTTGGACAGCTCCGCGCCTCGGAAGCTGTAGATGGACTGGCAGTCGTCGCCCACCACGGTGAGGTTCTTGCGCTCCCCCGCCAGGAGGTCGACGAGGTCGCCCTGGAGCGGGTTGGTGTCCTGGTACTCATCCACGAGCACGCACTGGAAGCGCTCGGTGAGCTCCGCGCGGACGGACGCGTGCTCGACCAGGAGGCGCTTCAGGTGCGCCAGAAGGTCGTCGTAGTCCATCAGGTGCATCTGCGCCTTGCGCTGCTGGAAGCGCGCGGCGGTGGCGAACATCTCGGGGGCCACGGGCAGGAACTGAGGCCGGCGCTCCACCAGCACACGCGACACCGGCTGCTGGAGGTTCGTGGCCAGTGACACCACGTCCAGCACCGCGTCGGCCCTGGGAAAGCGCTTGTCGCTCTTGAGCTTGCGCTCCGCCAGGCACGTGGACATGAGGTCGCGCGAGTCCTCGCGGTCCAGCACGGTGAAGCCGCGCGAGAAGCCGAGCAGCCCCGCGTACTGCCGCAGCAAGAGGTGCGCGGCGTGATGGAAGGTGCCAGCCAGGATGCGCCGCGTGTCCACCACGGCGCCCGCCAGCTCCTCCACGCGCCGGGTCATCTCTCGCGCGGCCTTGTTGGTGAAGGTGAGCAGGAGGATGCCGTCTGGCGACACCCCGCGCTCCAGCATCCGCGCCACGCGGAACGTCAGGGTGCGCGTCTTGCCCGAGCCCGCCCCGGCGATGACGAGCACGGGGCCTGGATCCGCCTCGACCGCCGCGAGCTGCTCGGCGTTGAGGAGCGCGGCGTAGTCGATGCCCAGCGAGGGCGTCGCTGGAGGCTGAATCGACGAGGGCGCGCGCGTGAGCATGGGCGCGGAGACTCTAATCGCCAGCCGCGCGCGTGCCAGTGTTGGATCAGGGCTTCGGCGCGGATGCGAGACGGGCAGCGGCCACCGCGCGCACCTCGGGCGAAGGATCCCGGTCCTTCGCGCGCTCCAACAGGATGCGGCCCACCTGCTGGGGCAGCTTCGCGCTCACGGCCTGCAACGCCGCCGAGCGCTCCGTCACGCCCTGCGCCAGCCGCTCTCCCACCTGCTCGTCCGCGCACGTGCGGGCGTTGGGGGTCTGCTGTCGCAGCAGCAGCTCCGCGTCCGCCAGCCGGGCCTCGGCCAGCCGCAGCGCATCCGTCGCGGTGCGCTCGAAGGTCGCCAGGTCCTCGGAGAACTCGGTGCGGGCGGCGCGAGCACGCGCGATGGCCTGCGTGGCGAGGCGGGCGTCCACCACCGCGGCGCACAACTGACGCGCGGCGGCCAGGGGCACTCCCCCCTCGGAGGACACGGTCTGCTCCCGGGCCACGTCCTGCGCCCACAGCGCGAGCTGTCGCGCCGCCACGGCCGCGGAGAAGGGCTGCTTCCGCTCCTCGCGGATGTGGATCCACCGCCACAGCACGACCGGATCCGGCGACCCGGCGTCGAAGGCCCGCTGATACTCGGTGGCCGCCAGCTCCAACTGCCCGCGCAGGTCCAGGAGCGCGGCCTCCGTGAGGTACATCTCCGCGCTGCTCGCGCGCTCGTGGAGTCCCTCCAGGCGGCTGGCCACCTCGTACTCGGCCACCTCCGGAGGCAGCGCCGTGAGCACCGTGCGCAGCGACGCGAGCGCGTTCTGGCGGATCAGCGGGTTGCGCGCCGAGCGCAGCGCCTCCAGCAACGGATCCAACACGCGCACCGTGACGTGCTGTCCCAGCTCCTGCGCGGCCTGCCAGCGGTCCAGCGGATCCGGCGCCACGAGCGCCCGCTGGAGATCCTCCACGCCCCGCAGGTAGTGGCCCGGCAGCGAGGCCCGCACGAGCGGCTCCGGGCGCTGGAACGCGGCCTGCTCCGCGCGCGCCTGGGCGAGCCGCGCCGGGAACCGCGTCAGCTTGGGCCCCAGGGGATGCCCCTTCACCTTCGCCTCGGCCTCGTCCACCAGCCCCGAGACGAGCAGCCCCTCCACCTCCAGCTCCAGCAGCCGGACACGCGCCTCTTCGCGGTGCCGCCCCGCCGGGTACTGCTTCAGGTAGGCGAACAGCGGCGTCGCCCCCGAGGCCCGCGTGAAGGACTGATCATCCAGGCGCGCCTCCAGCTCCTGGCGGCGCGGATCCTCCGGCGCCTCGCGCATGAGGGACGCCAGCCGCTGCGCGTCGGTGCCGTCGGCCAGCTCTCGCTGCTCGCACGTGAGCAGCTCCGCCCGCGCCTCGTCCTTGTGGGCGCCGTCCGGGTGGTCCGCGAGGAACTGACGCCACGCCGAGGCGCTGTTCGCCTCCTTCGCGGCATTGAAGCGAAGGCCCTCCAGCAACGTCCGAGCCGTGCGCGCCTGGGCCGCCTCCGGGTACGTCTCCAGGAAGCGCTTG
This window contains:
- a CDS encoding ATP-dependent helicase — translated: MLTRAPSSIQPPATPSLGIDYAALLNAEQLAAVEADPGPVLVIAGAGSGKTRTLTFRVARMLERGVSPDGILLLTFTNKAAREMTRRVEELAGAVVDTRRILAGTFHHAAHLLLRQYAGLLGFSRGFTVLDREDSRDLMSTCLAERKLKSDKRFPRADAVLDVVSLATNLQQPVSRVLVERRPQFLPVAPEMFATAARFQQRKAQMHLMDYDDLLAHLKRLLVEHASVRAELTERFQCVLVDEYQDTNPLQGDLVDLLAGERKNLTVVGDDCQSIYSFRGAELSNIVDFPVRYPGCALHPLTRNYRSTPEILRLANASIAKNTRQFPKALTAERPAGVMPRVVGTLDGLEQAAFVAQRVHALREQGLSLEDMAVLYRAHSHSLELQLELTRRDIPFRVRSGVRFFEQAHVKDVLAYLKLVHNPADELAFKRIIQRVPGVGSASAEHLWTALRALPEGISLAEGLGRSEVRALVPRKATEGFGRFAQVLGVLTRPEAARAPGTLIEAVLSGGYAEQLRAEFSEEERREDDLRQLAEFAARFEDLSHFLADIALVAEFSARGALGGEAPETQLTLSTVHQAKGLEWRAVFVLWLIEGRFPLTAVARLPEDEEEERRLFYVAVTRARDELALVYPESSRPRDGERVLLRVSRFIEELPTGEEAPYARNTPSPAGAVAEVSDAPPEALPPRSLEGPEGEDRP
- a CDS encoding HEAT repeat domain-containing protein, whose product is MPRLRRALVVLLLASGCVPSAYERATQVDTVQGYRDFLRANPKHADADAAEARLEELEFEDAKRLHSVIAYKRFLETYPEAAQARTARTLLEGLRFNAAKEANSASAWRQFLADHPDGAHKDEARAELLTCEQRELADGTDAQRLASLMREAPEDPRRQELEARLDDQSFTRASGATPLFAYLKQYPAGRHREEARVRLLELEVEGLLVSGLVDEAEAKVKGHPLGPKLTRFPARLAQARAEQAAFQRPEPLVRASLPGHYLRGVEDLQRALVAPDPLDRWQAAQELGQHVTVRVLDPLLEALRSARNPLIRQNALASLRTVLTALPPEVAEYEVASRLEGLHERASSAEMYLTEAALLDLRGQLELAATEYQRAFDAGSPDPVVLWRWIHIREERKQPFSAAVAARQLALWAQDVAREQTVSSEGGVPLAAARQLCAAVVDARLATQAIARARAARTEFSEDLATFERTATDALRLAEARLADAELLLRQQTPNARTCADEQVGERLAQGVTERSAALQAVSAKLPQQVGRILLERAKDRDPSPEVRAVAAARLASAPKP